One window of Scheffersomyces stipitis CBS 6054 chromosome 1, whole genome shotgun sequence genomic DNA carries:
- the TRS120 gene encoding TRS120 targeting complex (TRAPP) component involved in ER to Golgi membrane traffic: MSTVYGYTTPANVKTLLVPINKCTSTQFNRHLQVLPPDMHEVRLLDLSPNTDLQYFNPQTFPNGRIFLDLHLAAPEANSIFLHDFEPFRKTFVVIGVASYTADINVEYHLENLAKHYPGAIVHNIIVFDTPTSEINGLNRASDHSAKSVFYHDASSDHNLTALETIICGITQNFLVALDTYAASYTNITLRSPVSITDSYILTKTINQAQKRLSSGSTSFKVSFSGPNPPSSNPIDSKSKSQQRHNGRQLKLMANFYLLAGKYVDSVQHFIDAAITLKKCDDYLWLGSALEGISNSVVLLHYIGSNHQLSSSLISSILSVSKMKLSSLSTTDLLSPKRTSVDQSSNGRTIAPSPRSSVSGSSFSFSSGADINAIPLPELIKIFSARVLFYYDQSTNDFENMVPDLVYVESILRTIKFMIGIYLGGNDSSSLLLQSIVFCKSYSNTIVNSQFFSKSDILKEIDKVFQLQLVDMGIIEQCRIYSTLASMYGDLDLVRKKAFILRFLIVGILPKLNASDGQIGKNDQNQSIRGIFEYLFTIYGINLETESSPIDASIQSQGNWVSLQIQLLRLCLRTTETLKDYPFHLKLCTLLLTRYTHCLPSDDQHKLKGKIERILFLSNRNNLKLSVPYWDPFLVRKVKFINNRNRDEVMPFLDYQNNTINTDEEVNAPFFDPYNKPLASSTFNKDKILIRDDVYQLKVQLQNPFAFEVEINDLTIVTEGNVTVQTLKNQIRPFNGTQYQQPTASRSINGSLNKARAVTTGSRKVTGANSTGMQPSLVSSNTVNSAIVVPPCSSEHFVVGFKPLQVGELKIIGFNICIGVCEEQFFRIVDKELTKVALKVKDMDGRSAKKENTLDKVCQNLRNNSIDGRISTKNLVLHVIPPQPALSLIGISMTNGWIMLLEGERFNFSIRLANNSSVLINYLSFSFWDSTIEPLNKKLNASSGSQTLPASDVYEIEWYLLQFKPFRILNKETIMEKYRTIDPQSEIKIDYEINGRRGMKESKIILEYAHKESEDLSKNYIKYVNIPLNVSIMPSLEIVGCDILPLFSDLILENLDNVLSFITKVIKADTEEISDYCLFLVDIRNSWNEKLSCSLSYSFDETSSFDVNEVIEPGKTTRFLLPVKRVSSKDVDLTKPIPSLRNKQFVKNYTITEAEEMQMREIFWLRNSLLEKLSNHWKTIETKATGKRAGSIDLRAIRLSTKMSNVLVYSKIRLLTTILDDGQQQPVAKEGTQYLLKIDEFYTLRTTIINNTESTINGILRHLPFPMSILSNTVVHSANLIKAQMSIDRKILINGVLQSPVCKKGIEPGDKIDLDLGFVILEKGEYEWGTVLDTLNKDNLQIVGREPLYISAS, translated from the exons ATGTCTACAGTTTACGGTTATACAACTCCAGCAAACGTCAAGACACTCCTAGTGCCCATCAACAAATGCACATCTACTCAATTCAACCGTCATCTCCAGGTGCTACCTCCGGATATGCATGAGGTGCGATTGCTAGACCTTTCACCCAACACCGACCTCCAATATTTCAATCCCCAGACGTTTCCGAATGGCAGGATCTTCCTTGATCTTCACCTAGCAGCTCCCGAGGCGAACTCGATCTTTTTACACGACTTCGAGCCGTTCAGAAAGACTTTTGTAGTTATTGGTGTAGCCTCATACACTGCAGATATAAATGTGGAATATCATTTGGAAAATCTTGCCAAACACTATCCAGGCGCAATTGTCCATAACATTATCGTCTTTGACACTCCCACCAGTGAGATTAACGGGCTCAATAGGGCGAGCGACCATTCAGCCAAATCCGTGTTTTACCATGATGCTTCCTCGGACCATAATCTCACAGCCTTGGAGACTATCATCTGTGGAATCACGCAGAACTTCCTTGTAGCTCTCGACACATATGCTGCGTCGTACACCAACATTACTTTGAGGTCACCAGTATCGATAACAGATAGTTATATACTCACCAAGACTATCAACCAAGCACAAAAGAGACTCAGTTCAGGATCTACCTCGTTCAAAGTCTCCTTTTCTGGCCCCAATCCGCCTTCTTCGAACCCGATAGACTCCAAATCCAAGTCCCAGCAGCGCCACAACGGCAGGCAGTTGAAGCTCATGGCGAATTTCTACCTTTTGGCCGGTAAATACGTCGATTCAGTGCAACATTTCATCGATGCTGCTATCACGCTAAAGAAATGTGATGATTACCTCTGGCTAGGAAGTGCGCTCGAAGGGATTTCCAACTCTGTAGTATTACTCCATTACATAGGGAGCAATCACCAGCTACTGAGCTCGCTTATATCCTCCATTCTTCTGGTGTCGAAAATGAAGCTTCTGTCGCTCTCTACCACAGATTTGTTATCTCCTAAGAGAACCTCTGTAGATCAAAGTTCCAACGGCAGAACAATTGCTCCATCACCCAGAAGTAGTGTTAGTGGTAGCAGTTTTAGCTTCAGCTCTGGTGCGGATATAAACGCCATTCCTCTTCCCGAGCTCATCAAGATCTTTTCTGCTAGAGTTTTGTTCTACTACGATCAGAGTACAAACGACTTCGAGAATATGGTACCGGACCTTGTCTACGTAGAGTCGATCTTGCGTACCATCAAGTTCATGATCGGTATCTACTTAGGCGGGAACGATCTGTCGTCATTACTCTTGCAATCGATAGTATTCTGTAAATCTTATTCCAACACAATTGTCAATAGTCAGTTCTTCCTGAAAAGTGATATTCTCAAGGAGATTGACAAAGTTTTTCAGTTGCAATTGGTGGATATGGGCATAATCGAACAGTGCCGAATCTACTCCACCCTAGCATCTATGTACGGAGACTTGGACCTTGTACGAAAGAAAGCATTTATATTGCGCTTCTTGATAGTAGGTATATTACCAAAACTAAACGCCTCTGATGGCCAGATTG GTAAGAATGATCAGAATCAAAGCATTAGAGGCATTTTCGAATATTTATTCACAATCTACGGCATAAATTTGGAAACAGAAAGCTCTCCTATAGATGCTAGTATACAATCTCAGGGTAATTGGGTGTCTTTACAAATCCAACTTTTGCGTTTATGTCTCAGAACTACCGAAACACTAAAAGATTATCCATTCCATTTAAAGCTTTGCACTCTTTTGTTGACTAGATATACGCATTGTTTACCTTCAGATGACCAACATAAATTGAAGGGCAAAATCGAGCGAATCTTATTTTTGTCAAACAGaaacaatttgaaattaaGCGTACCATACTGGGACCCATTTTTGGTGAGGAAAGTAaaattcatcaacaaccGTAATAGAGATGAAGTTATGCCCTTTCTCGACTACCAAAACAACACCATAAACACAGA TGAGGAAGTCAATGCTCCATTTTTTGATCCATATAATAAGCCATTGGCATCAAGCACCTTTAACAAGGATAAGATTCTTATTCGAGACGATGTCTATCAGTTGAAAGTGCAATTACAAAATCCTTTTGCGTTTGAAGTCGAAATTAACGATCTCACAATCGTTACAGAAGGCAACGTCACAGTGCAAACACTCAAAAATCAAATACGTCCGTTCAACGGAActcaatatcaacaaccCACAGCATCCAGATCCATTAATGGTCTGTTGAACAAAGCGAGAGCTGTAACAACTGGTAGTAGAAAAGTTACTGGAGCTAACTCTACTGGTATGCAACCTTCGTTGGTCTCATCCAACACTGTAAATTCTGCTATAGTAGTTCCTCCATGTTCTTCGGAGCATTTCGTAGTTGGTTTCAAGCCTTTGCAAGTTGGAGAGTTGAAGATAATCGGCTTTAACATCTGCATAGGTGTCTGTGAAGAGCAGTTCTTCCGTATTGTAGACAAGGAGTTGACCAAGGTAGCCTTGAAAGTGAAGGATATGGATGGTCGTAGCgcgaagaaagaaaacacACTTGACAAGGTTTGTCAGAACTTGAGAAATAACAGTATTGACGGTCGCATATCTACAAAGAACTTGGTCTTACACGTAATTCCTCCTCAACCAGCTCTATCATTGATAGGCATTCTGATGACAAACGGTTGGATTATGTTGCTTGAAGGTGAGagattcaatttttcaatccGTTTGGccaacaactcttcagTATTGATCAActatctttctttttcgttCTGGGACTCCACGATAGAACCGTTGAACAAAAAGTTGAATGCAAGCTCCGGAAGCCAGACTTTGCCAGCTTCAGATGTTTATGAGATCGAGTGGTATTTGTTGCAATTTAAACCATTTAGAATTCTCAATAAGGAAACTATTATGGAAAAGTATAGAACAATTGATCCTCAAAGTGAAATAAAGATTGACTACGAAATCAACGGGAGAAGAGGAATGAAGGAACTGAAGATAATATTGGAGTATGCCCATAAGGAATCGGAGGATCTCTCCAAGAATTACATCAAGTATGTCAACATACCGTTGAATGTGTCCATAATGCCTTCGCTTGAAATTGTGGGCTGTGACATCCTTCCCCTTTTTTC TGATCTAATTCTTGAGAACCTTGACAATGTCTTGTCCTTCATTACCAAGGTTATCAAGGCGgatacagaagaaatcagTGATTATTGCCTTTTCCTAGTTGATATTCGCAACTCATGGAACGAGAAGTTGTCCTGTTCGTTGCTGTATAGCTTCGACGAGACATCCAGTTTTGATGTTAACGAAGTTATAGAGCCTGGAAAGACGACCAGGTTCTTACTCCCTGTCAAAAGAGTTTCCAGTAAAGACGTGGATCTCACCAAGCCCATTCCTTCGTTGCGTAACAAACAGTTTGTCAAAAACTATACAATTActgaagcagaagaaatgcAGATGAGGGAAATATTTTGGTTGCGTAATTCGCTTCTTGAAAAGCTTTCGAATCACTGGAAGACTATAGAGACTAAGGCTACTGGTAAAAGAGCTGGCAGTATAGACTTAAGAGCAATTCGTCTCTCTACAAAAATGAGCAATGTCTTGGTGTATAGCAAAATCCGACTCTTGACTACGATTCTTGATGATGGTCAACAGCAACCAGTAGCTAAAGAAGGCACCCAGTATCTTCTCAAGATCGACGAGTTCTACACATTACGAACTACGATCATAAACAACACGGAGAGCACTATCAATGGCATTCTCCGTCACTTGCCATTCCCCATGAGTATCTTGTCCAACACCGTAGTCCACAGTGcgaacttgatcaaggcaCAGATGTCTATAGATCGGAAAATTCTTATCAACGGCGTTCTCCAGAGCCCCGTATGTAAAAAAGGAATAGAGCCAGGCGACAAGATCGACTTGGACTTAGGGTTTGTGATTCTCGAAAAGGGAGAATACGAATGGGGAACCGTCCTAGATACTCTCAATAAGGATAATCTCCAAATTGTTGGTAGAGAACCACTCTACATCTCTGCCTCTTAG
- the FDH1 gene encoding Glutathione-dependent formaldehyde dehydrogenase (FDH) (FALDH) (FLD) produces the protein MSTVGKTIKCRAAVAWEAAKPLSIEEIEVLPPRAHEVRIKILHTGVCHTDAYTLSGVDPEGAFPVILGHEGAGIVESVGEGVTNVKVGDSVIALYTPECKECKFCKSGKTNLCGKIRATQGKGVMPDGTSRFKCKGQDLLHFMGCSTFSEYTVVADISVVAVNPEAKPDRTCLLGCGITTGYGAATITADVQEGDNVAVFGAGCVGLSVVQGAVSRKAAKIIVVDINDKKKEWADKFGATDFVNPTTLPEGTTIVDKLIEMTDGGCDYTFDCTGNVNVMRNALEACHKGWGTSVIIGVAAAGKEISTRPFQLVTGRVWKGAAFGGVKGRSQLPGIVDDYMNGKLKVDEFITHRHPLEKINTAFEDMHAGDCIRAVIDY, from the exons ATGTCTACTGTTGGAAAA ACTATTAAGTGTAGAGCTGCCGTTGCCTGGGAGGCTGCCAAGCCATTGTCGAtcgaagaaatcgaagtCTTGCCTCCTAGAGCCCACGAAGTCAGAATCAAGATCTTGCACACTGGTGTCTGTCACACTGATGCATACACTTTGAGTGGTGTTGACCCAGAAGGTGCTTTTCCTGTCATTTTGGGACATGAAGGTGCTGGTATCGTCGAGTCTGTTGGCGAAGGCGTCACCAATGTCAAGGTAGGCGACTCTGTCATTGCTTTGTATACCCCAGAATGTAAGGAATGTAAGTTCTGTAAGTCTGGAAAGACCAACTTGTGTGGCAAGATCAGAGCTACCCAGGGTAAGGGTGTGATGCCAGATGGCACTTCTAGATTCAAGTGCAAGGGCCAAGATCTCTTGCACTTCATGGGTTGTTCCACTTTCTCGGAATATACAGTCGTAGCAGACATTTCTGTCGTTGCTGTGAACCCAGAAGCCAAGCCAGACAGAACCTGTTTGTTGGGCTGTGGTATCACTACTGGTTACGGTGCTGCTACCATCACAGCTGATGTGCAAGAAGGCGACAATGTCGCTGTCTTCGGTGCTGGTTGTGTCGGTTTGTCTGTAGTCCAAGGTGCTGTTCTGAGGAAGGCTGCTAAGAtcattgttgttgatattaatgacaagaagaaggaatgGGCCGATAAGTTCGGTGCCACCGACTTCGTCAACCCTACTACTTTGCCAGAAGGAACTACTATTGTCGACAAGTTAATTGAAATGACTGACGGTGGTTGTGACTACACCTTTGACTGTACTGGTAATGTCAATGTCATGAGAAATGCCTTGGAAGCATGCCACAAGGGCTGGGGTACTTCTGTCATTATTGGTGTTGCTGCTGCCGGTAAGGAAATCTCTACTAGACCCTTCCAATTGGTCACTGGTAGAGTCTGGAAAGGTGCTGCCTTTGGTGGTGTCAAGGGTAGATCGCAATTACCAGGTATTGTCGACGACTACATGAACGGAAAGTTGAAGGTAGACGAGTTCATCACCCACAGACACCcattggaaaagatcaacacTGCCTTTGAAGACATGCATGCCGGAGACTGTATCAGAGCCGTGATCGACTACTAG
- the CIN2 gene encoding putative cytochrome c oxidase subunit Vib (COX12), producing the protein MGFFGKTEEATRPPPNKAKRKECWDARDKFFSCLAANSIDNSLDEKSLPTVKSQCGELKADFEGKCVATWVKYFQEKRFNDLTRQRYIEKLEADGAQPLPFKLDNSRK; encoded by the coding sequence ATGGGTTTTTTCGGCAAAACAGAGGAGGCTACCAGGCCTCCACCTAACAAGGCGAAGCGGAAGGAATGTTGGGATGCACGTGATAAGTTCTTTTCATGTTTGGCAGCTAATAGCATCGACAATTCTTTGGATGAGAAGCTGTTGCCCACGGTTAAATCGCAATGTGGAGAGCTCAAGGCTGATTTTGAAGGTAAATGTGTAGCTACGTGGGTCAAATATTTCCAGGAGAAGCGTTTCAATGACTTGACCAGACAGAGATATATTGAAAAGTTAGAGGCCGACGGTGCCCAGCCATTGCCATTCAAGCTAGACAATAGTAGAAagtaa
- a CDS encoding predicted protein — MSISSSSSFFPLHTLNEDFSVEIQDESRDLEHSQFKIRYRSNSVVSGTSESSLNFDTLPTIKVIGTGGTIASKGSSAHQTAGYEVDLTIEDLIKSIPDISTTCLLEYEQLLNIDSKEFGTKELIQLYSKIMSELPKYDGFVITHGTDTMEETAFFLQLTINTYKPIVMCGSMRPSTAISSDGPMNLYQACVIAASRESRGRGVMVALNDRIGSGYYITKSNANSLDTFKSIGQGYVGNFVDNEIHYYFPPAKPLGMTYFNLRLPLADNDLPSVPILYAHQGFNNKIIDVTVKELEAKGLVIATMGAGSLADETNQYLSDLVESMEIPFPIIYTKRSMDGRVPLGSIPKVRTEDHTSLSTFESAIPGGYLNPQKARILLQLCLYEDYNMQEIKKVFKGV; from the coding sequence ATGTCCATTTCCTCGTCGTCAAGCTTCTTCCCATTGCATACTCTTAATGAGGACTTCTCTGTGGAGATTCAAGACGAGTCCCGTGATCTCGAACACAGTCAGTTCAAGATCAGATACAGATCGAACTCGGTAGTGTCTGGAACTTCTGAAAGCTCATTGAACTTTGATACTTTGCCTACTATCAAGGTGATTGGTACAGGAGGAACCATTGCTTCAAAAGGGTCCTCTGCACATCAGACTGCCGGCtatgaagttgatcttaCCATTGAggacttgatcaagtccaTTCCCGATATTCTGACCACCTGCTTGTTGGAATACGaacagttgttgaacataGACTCTAAGGAATTTGGCACCAAGGAATTGATTCAGTTGTACTCTAAAATAATGCTGGAACTCCCCAAATACGACGGCTTTGTCATCACCCACGGAACCGATACAATGGAGGAAactgctttcttcttgcaGCTCACCATCAACACTTACAAGCCTATAGTCATGTGTGGATCTATGAGACCTTCCACTGCCATTTCCTCAGATGGGCCCATGAACTTGTACCAGGCTTGTGTTATCGCTGCTAGTAGAGAATCTCGAGGCAGAGGTGTCATGGTAGCCCTTAACGATAGAATTGGTTCTGGCTACTATATCACCAAGTCCAATGCAAACTCATTGGATACCTTCAAATCCATAGGTCAGGGCTACGTAGGAAACTTCGTAGATAATGAGATTCATTACTATTTCCCTCCAGCAAAACCACTCGGTATGACATATTTTAACTTGAGGCTTCCGTTGGCTGATAACGATCTTCCACTGGTTCCAATTCTTTATGCTCACCAGggcttcaacaacaagataATAGACGTGACTGTtaaagaacttgaagctaAGGGTCTTGTTATTGCTACCATGGGAGCAGGCTCTTTGGCAGATGAAACCAATCAGTACTTATCCGATTTGGTGGAGAGCATGGAAATACCATTTCCAATTATCTACACCAAGCGTTCTATGGATGGAAGGGTACCTCTTGGATCAATCCCCAAGGTCAGAACTGAAGATCATACTTCACTTTCTACTTTCGAAAGTGCTATTCCTGGAGGCTACTTGAATCCACAGAAGGCTAGAATCCTTTTGCAGTTGTGTCTTTATGAGGACTACAATATGCAAGAGATCAAAAAGGTGTTCAAGGGTGTATGA
- the PUP1 gene encoding 20S proteasome, regulatory subunit beta type PSMB7/PSMB10/PUP1, with amino-acid sequence MPGLNFDNYQRNSYLTTKGYGTPKATSTGTTIVGCKFKGGVVIAADTRATAGSIVADKNCEKLHRLAPKIWCAGAGTAADTEMVTQLIASNLELHGLYQNRQPRVITALTMLKQHLFKYQGHLGAYLIVAGVDPTGAHLLSVQAHGSTDIGKYQSLGSGSLAAMAVLETNFKEDMTKEEAIKLCADAIESGIWNDLGSGSNVDICVMEVGKDAELYRNYLTPNVRSEKARSYKFARGSTAVLRETVRDILDVEETVVTFGDAMEVDA; translated from the coding sequence ATGCCTGGCTTGAACTTCGACAACTACCAGAGAAACTCGTATCTCACCACTAAGGGTTACGGAACTCCCAAGGCTACCTCTACTGGTACAACTATTGTAGGCTGTAAGTTTAAAGGAGGGGTGGTGATTGCTGCTGATACTCGTGCTACGGCCGGAAGCATCGTGGCCGATAAGAACTGTGAGAAATTACATAGACTAGCACCCAAGATCTGGTGTGCTGGTGCCGGTACAGCCGCTGATACTGAGATGGTAACTCAATTGATAGCTTCAAACTTGGAGTTGCACGGACTTTACCAGAATAGGCAACCCCGAGTCATCACCGCTTTAACGATGTTAAAGCAAcacttgttcaagtacCAGGGCCATTTGGGTGCCTATTTGATTGTAGCTGGTGTAGATCCAACTGGCGCTCATTTGTTGTCGGTACAAGCTCACGGTTCTACCGATATCGGCAAGTACCAGTCGTTGGGTTCTGGTTCGTTGGCAGCCATGGCTGTATTGGAAACTAATTTCAAGGAAGACATGACCAAGGAAGAGGCCATCAAGTTATGTGCAGATGCTATTGAGCTGGGTATCTGGAATGATTTGGGTTCCGGTTCGAATGTAGACATATGTGTGATGGAAGTAGGCAAAGATGCTGAATTGTACAGAAACTACTTGACTCCAAATGTCAGATCAGAGAAGGCAAGATCGTACAAGTTTGCTAGAGGATCTACTGCTGTGTTGAGAGAAACTGTACGTGATATTTTGGATGTAGAGGAAACGGTTGTCACATTTGGTGATGCTATGGAGGTGGATGCATAG
- the UTP5 gene encoding U3 small nucleolar RNA-associated protein 5, which yields MSSVIVSRFDPSRTYLATASVALDAHQISVQSVQWSQTAVNTVFKLDKTSRVTNLKWIPSGNGNDFYIAVTLTRGSVLIYSPESNAVVAELATSNNSAILDFYFSPHTHTAWSCDLGGSVQEWDLSSFQLLQQFKITDFVENVESINRIASVSYGGSAHLLVGSHSIYLVDIASKALVKTYPGHVEPLNSLVPISSDADLFLTSAKGDRFINMYSVERAVTKTVFVTQAPVVDIFVGTKDNKSVLVVINENGNIELFNNPLSTEAPSQPATPLSKKKRRQQLVSVQSRSPQATIRLSRPQSEIKSHQDANLVIDSVTISDNSVIISWLENSNISYFETLQWLDESGNFPFVSDRTIHKSKPDLKVTTHSSHGHDVASAKLYSEGHAIISDGTNVRDLELNIEDDKEEETLADKLEKLGGEQKAPAKSIKTKHKLGGDKTGTLTIILSQSLRNNDHSLLETVLSNRDPVVIQNTISKLDPSLAVVLLDRLSERFQRQSSRFDQLNYWLKWIVIIHGAVISSLPNLSIKLSGLHSMLTKKADTLPRLLELQGRLHMLYDQNDLRKEIMSEELRDEDEEIDSDIEYIEEIDDAEVLGLLNDDDFDMVEGRDDYVDSDEDDDEEVDDDEEDDEEEEEEGIKSALDLDDENASDVEIGVNNNDRMEDDE from the coding sequence ATGTCTTCAGTAATAGTATCCAGATTCGATCCCTCCAGGACATACTTGGCTACGGCTTCTGTAGCTTTGGATGCTCATCAGATTTCTGTGCAATCAGTGCAGTGGTCTCAGACGGCTGTGAATACTGTTTTTAAATTAGACAAGACTTCTCGAgtcaccaacttgaagtgGATCCCTTCTGGCAACGGTAACGATTTCTACATTGCCGTGACATTGACCAGGGGGTCTGTTCTTATTTATTCTCCTGAAAGCAATGCTGTAGTCGCCGAATTGGCCACTTCGAACAACTCCGCAATTCTTGACTTCTACTTTTCTCCACATACCCATACCGCCTGGTCGTGTGATCTTGGAGGTTCAGTCCAGGAATGGGATTTGTCGAGTTTCCAATTGCTTCAGCAGTTCAAAATTACAgactttgttgaaaatgtcgAGTCGATCAACAGAATAGCGAGCGTCAGTTACGGAGGTAGTGCTCACTTGCTTGTAGGATCTCATTCCATCTACTTGGTAGATATTGCAAGCAAAGCACTTGTAAAAACGTACCCGGGTCATGTTGAGCCATTAAACAGTCTTGTTCCGATTTCTAGCGATGCAGATTTGTTCCTCACTAGTGCCAAGGGAGATCGTTTCATCAACATGTACTCTGTGGAGCGAGCTGTAACCAAGACTGTGTTTGTTACTCAGGCTCCTGTAGTAGATATTTTCGTAGGTACAAAGGATAACAAGTCTGTGTTGGTAGTCATCAACGAGAACGGCAATATCgaattgttcaacaaccCGTTGCTGACGGAGGCCCCTTCCCAACCAGCTACACCATTGTccaagaaaaaaagaagacaGCAGTTGGTAAGTGTACAATCTCGTTCTCCACAGGCAACTATCAGATTGTCGAGACCTCAGTCTGAAATCAAAAGTCATCAAGATGCAAACTTGGTGATCGACTCAGTGACTATCAGCGACAATTCTGTAATTATCTCGTGGTTGGAAAATTCCAACATATCATACTTTGAAACCCTCCAATGGTTGGATGAGTCTGGAAATTTCCCATTTGTCTCTGATAGAACCATTCACAAATCTAAACCTGACTTGAAAGTCACCACCCATTCCAGCCATGGACACGATGTTGCTTCTGCTAAACTCTACAGTGAAGGACATGCTATCATAAGTGATGGTACCAATGTCAGAGACTTGGAGttgaatattgaagatgacaaagaggaagagaCTTTGGCtgacaagttggagaagCTCGGAGGAGAACAAAAGGCTCCAGCAAAGTCTATCAAGACCAAGCACAAGTTAGGAGGAGATAAAACTGGTACATTAACCATCATCTTGTCTCAATCGTTGAGAAACAATGACCACTCGTTATTGGAGACAGTGTTAAGCAACCGTGATCCAGTTGTTATTCAGAATACCATCTCCAAGTTGGACCCATCTTTAGCTGTAGTTCTTTTAGATAGACTCAGTGAAAGATTCCAACGTCAATCATCCAGATTCGACCAATTGAACTACTGGTTGAAGTGGATAGTTATTATCCACGGCGCAGTGATTTCCTCATTACCGAATCTTAGCATTAAATTATCAGGCTTACATTCAATGTTGACCAAAAAAGCCGACACCTTGCCTCGTCTCTTGGAATTGCAAGGAAGATTGCATATGTTGTACGACCAGAACGATTTGCGTAAGGAAATCATGTCTGAAGAGCTTCGtgatgaagacgaggaAATTGATAGTGACATCGAATACATTGAGGAAATTGACGATGCCGAAGTATTGGGACTTTTGAACGATGACGACTTTGACATGGTTGAAGGCAGAGACGATTACGTGGATagtgacgaagatgatgacgaagaagtagatgatgATGAGGAGGAtgatgaggaagaagaagaagaaggtatCAAATCTGCTCTTGATTTGGATGACGAGAATGCAAGTGATGTCGAAATTGGCGTCAATAACAACGATAGAATGGAGGATGATGAATAG